One region of Primulina tabacum isolate GXHZ01 chromosome 1, ASM2559414v2, whole genome shotgun sequence genomic DNA includes:
- the LOC142526671 gene encoding serine/threonine-protein kinase/endoribonuclease IRE1a, producing MMKCWSLFVIIFIFIVLLLFGAFSGSTPDVLNSHSSVSWDGVFRAPARRSLLSDANQRPDTALVASLDGTIYLLEVGSLKPLWSFSSGPEIYSSYQAPVSNVSGLGSNYYIDCGDDWELYAHNSRGEVKLVPSLEEYISSTPQITEDGGIVLGFKKTTAFLVDAKTGGIIHTYSMPESPIAMQSSVDGFLYNVSVREQYQSGSDLKDQLPLYVTRTDYRLTSYMPNSNIILWNLSISEIGSAYLCQDMEKSLGDDLLDSESFEPDLPYKMPLSCQSRALVYRFRNHSLLELLSMPNGLRLPDSHHQDMRFPASTSDVLPSQPNVEKILELFPSTNNNDNYVDVHDRKDLDGVLPSYVSDQNCREPNLLDVKETSNHSFLTLNGEFRKSQLLPIFVTILAFAAYHYNLFSRIKIKWVAQSTYTMAMNLHSKRKKPRKSGKNGINHGKQEKENEVKYNHDERGLNFLEDLNQLISCSSGGRTIGRLFVFNKEIAKGSNGTIVLEGIHEGRPVAVKRLVRAYNDIASKEIQNLIVSDRHPNIVRWYGVEQDQDFVYLALERCSCSLNDLILMHSKSFGKKLDTEVAEEFTIHLDYLKGFMQDYKLWKSDGYPSPLLLRLMRDVISGIVHLHELGIVHRDLKPQNVLIVSERSLCAKLSDMGISKHLVGDASSFSNHATGCGSSGWQAPEQLLHGRQTRAVDLFSLGCVLYFCLTGGRHPFGNHLERDINIIRSKIDLFLVEHIPEAVDLFLKLLDPNAELRPKAFEVLYHPLFWNAEMRLSFLRDSSDRVELEDRESNSYLFNALEHIAPLALGSKWNEKMDPSFLNNIGRYRRYKFDSVRDFLRVMRNKLNHYRELPAEIQELVGPVPEGFDRYFTSRFPKLLIEVYKVMLKFCRDEEWFSKYFIGNGQ from the exons ATGATGAAATGCTGGTCGTTGTtcgttattatttttatttttattgtattattattattcggGGCGTTTTCTGGATCCACTCCAGATGTTCTGAATTCACATAGCAGTGTCTCGTGGGATGGCGTATTCCGGGCACCGGCTCGTCGGTCTTTGTTGTCGGATGCGAACCA GAGACCTGATACCGCATTGGTGGCTTCTTTGGATGGCACAATTTATTTATTGGAGGTTGGTTCGTTGAAACCACTCTGGTCATTTTCGTCAGGACCAGAAATTTACTCATCATATCAGGCCCCTGTCAGTAATGTATCTGGACTAGGAAGCAATTATTATATAGATTGTGGGGATGACTGGGAATTGTACGCCCATAACAGCCGTGGTGAAGTG AAACTTGTTCCCAGTCTTGAAGAATACATCAGTTCAACACCTCAAATAACTGAGGATGGAGGCATTGTACTCGGATTTAAAAAAACCACCGCTTTCTTAGTTGATGCTAAGACTGGAGGAATAATCCATACATATAGCATGCCTGAATCTCCAATAGCAATGCAGAGCAGTGTTGATGGTTTTCTTTATAACGTTTCTGTTAGGGAGCAATATCAATCAGGTTCTGACTTGAAAGATCAACTACCACTTTACGTCACAAGGACCGATTACAGATTGACGTCATATATGCCGAATTCAAACATTATTCTGTGGAATTTGAGCATCTCCGAAATTGGGTCTGCTTATCTTTGTCAAGACATGGAGAAGTCTCTTGGGGATGATCTTTTGGATTCTGAGTCTTTTGAACCTGATCTTCCTTATAAAATGCCATTGTCATGTCAGTCAAGAGCCCTAGTCTACCGCTTCCGAAATCATAGTTTATTGGAACTCCTATCCATGCCCAATGGGCTGCGGCTGCCAGACTCTCATCATCAAGATATGCGGTTTCCTGCATCCACTTCAGATGTTCTTCCATCACAGCCAAATGTTGAAAAGATTTTAGAACTCTTTCCTTCAACGAACAATAATGATAATTATGTTGATGTACATGACAGAAAGGACCTCGATGGTGTTCTTCCGTCGTATGTATCTGATCAAAATTGCAGGGAACCTAATTTGCTAGATGTGAAAGAGACTTCTAATCATAGTTTTCTAACACTTAATGGAGAGTTTAGGAAATCACAACTTTTGCCTATTTTTGTTACCATTCTAGCCTTTGCTGCCTACCATTACAATTTATTCTCTAGAATAAAAATCAAGTGGGTTGCGCAGTCCACTTACACGATGGCAATGAACTTGCATTCTAAAAGGAAGAAACCTCGCAAATCTGGGAAGAACGGAATTAACCATGGAAagcaagaaaaagaaaatgaggtCAAATACAATCATGATGAGAGGGGTCTTAATTTCTTGGAGGACCTTAACCAGCTAATTTCTTGCAGCTCTGGTGGACGGACGATTGGTAGATTATTTGTTttcaacaaagagattgcaaaAGGTAGTAATGGAACCATTGTACTTGAAGGAATTCACGAAGGTCGTCCAGTTGCTGTGAAGCGTCTTGTAAGGGCGTATAATGATATCGCCTCCAAAGAAATTCAAAATCTTATTGTGTCTGATAGACATCCAAATATTGTTAGATGGTATGGAGTAGAACAAGATCAAGATTTTGTATATCTTGCATTGGAGCGTTGTAGTTGCAGCTTAAATGATCTTATTCTCATGCACTCGAAGTCTTTTGGAAAGAAGTTGGATACAGAGGTTGCAGAGGAATTTACAATTCACCTCGATTATCTGAAAGGCTTTATGCAAGACTATAAATTGTGGAAGTCAGATGGTTATCCTTCACCTTTGTTATTGAGATTGATGAG GGATGTTATATCTGGAATTGTTCATCTACATGAATTGGGAATTGTCCACCGTGATCTAAAGCCTCAAAATGTGTTAATAGTCAGTGAAAGATCTCTCTGCGCAAAGCTTTCTGATATGGGTATTAGCAAACACCTTGTTGGCGATGCATCTTCCTTCAGTAATCATGCTACAG GCTGTGGAAGTTCTGGATGGCAGGCACCTGAACAGCTCCTCCATGGGCGTCAGACAAGGGCAGTTGATTTATTTAGTCTAGGTTGTGTTTTGTATTTCTGCCTTACTGGTGGTAGGCATCCCTTTGGCAACCATCTGGAACGCGACATCAACATTATACGAAGTAAAATTGACCTTTTCCTTGTGGAACATATTCCAGAAGCTGTTGATCTATTCTTGAAATTATTAGATCCTAATGCTGAATTGAG GCCGAAAGCATTCGAGGTTCTGTATCATCCTTTATTTTGGAATGCAGAGATGCGTCTTTCCTTCCTCCGTGACTCCAGCGATCGTGTGGAATTGGAGGATAGGGAGAGTAATTCTTATCTATTCAATGCACTGGAACATATAGCTCCTTTGGCTTTGGGCTCAAAGTGGAATGAGAAGATGGACCCTTCATTTTTGAATAACATTGGACGCTATAGACGTTATAAATTTGACAGTGTTCGTGATTTTTTAAGGGTCATGCGTAACAAATTGAATCATTACAGAGAGCTTCCTGCAGAAATTCAG GAATTAGTTGGACCAGTACCAGAAGGATTTGATAGGTATTTCACAAGTCGATTTCCGAAATTACTGATCGAAGTGTACAAGGTAATGCTTAAGTTCTGCAGGGATGAGGAATGGTTCTCAAAGTACTTCATAGGCAACGGACAGTAA